The following proteins are encoded in a genomic region of Leptospira yasudae:
- a CDS encoding MBOAT family O-acyltransferase: protein MLFNSLHFLFFFPIVLIINHLLKGKIQRIFLLGASFYFYMSWRKEFIVLLLYSIVIDFYASLKIEAAAPGSKKRKLWLILSLVTNLGLLAYFKYTNFLLGVVNDLTPVAGFKFAYYDIILPVGISFYTFQSLSYTIDVYRGQIEARKSFLDFALYVSFFPQLVAGPIVRAQTFFRDLEVPLSVTKEDIQIAFCQILIGFTRKIVFADNLAKVVDSTFANYATLNPIEIWTGALAFGWQIYFDFAGYTDIAIGVARLFGYKFDPNFNFPMVARNITDHWSRWHISFSTWIRDYIFIPLGGSRGTNFLIYRNIFITWFFAGVWHGAAYHFIGWGLWQGIMILANREYAKTKLAAYLNEKGGIVYDIWARVFTMFCLSFGFIMFRAESMEKAIPMMKSLLFIGPDGFVGVKGYGNYMYGILLLVCFVASYLFNKNNIEKVVQSRWKFVLFFLANVFMLLIFGITESQSFLYFAF from the coding sequence ATGCTCTTTAACTCGCTTCACTTTTTATTTTTTTTCCCGATCGTACTCATCATCAATCATTTGCTCAAGGGTAAGATCCAAAGAATCTTTCTTTTGGGTGCGAGCTTTTATTTTTACATGTCTTGGAGAAAAGAATTCATCGTTCTTTTGCTCTATTCGATCGTCATCGACTTCTACGCTTCGTTAAAAATCGAAGCGGCCGCTCCGGGTTCCAAAAAAAGAAAACTCTGGCTCATTTTATCGCTCGTTACGAACCTCGGACTTCTCGCGTATTTCAAATACACCAACTTCTTGTTAGGCGTCGTGAACGACCTGACTCCGGTCGCCGGTTTTAAATTCGCGTATTATGATATTATTCTTCCGGTGGGAATTTCGTTTTATACGTTTCAATCGTTGAGTTATACGATCGACGTTTACCGCGGTCAGATCGAAGCGAGAAAATCCTTTTTGGATTTCGCATTGTATGTTTCCTTTTTTCCTCAATTGGTCGCGGGTCCGATCGTTCGGGCGCAAACCTTCTTTCGCGACTTGGAAGTTCCCCTTTCGGTTACGAAGGAAGACATCCAAATCGCGTTTTGTCAGATTCTGATCGGTTTTACGAGAAAGATCGTGTTTGCGGACAATCTCGCCAAGGTCGTGGATTCTACCTTTGCGAATTATGCGACTCTGAATCCGATCGAGATTTGGACCGGGGCGCTCGCGTTCGGTTGGCAGATCTATTTCGACTTTGCGGGTTATACGGACATCGCGATCGGTGTCGCCCGTTTGTTCGGTTATAAGTTCGATCCGAACTTCAACTTTCCGATGGTGGCGAGAAATATCACTGACCATTGGTCCCGTTGGCATATCTCCTTTTCTACTTGGATTCGGGATTATATCTTCATTCCTCTCGGCGGCTCTAGGGGAACGAACTTTCTGATCTACAGAAATATTTTCATCACTTGGTTCTTTGCCGGAGTTTGGCACGGGGCCGCGTATCACTTTATCGGCTGGGGACTCTGGCAAGGTATTATGATTCTTGCAAATAGAGAATACGCGAAAACGAAACTCGCCGCTTATCTCAACGAAAAAGGCGGAATCGTATACGACATCTGGGCGCGCGTCTTTACGATGTTTTGCCTATCGTTCGGATTTATCATGTTCCGCGCCGAATCGATGGAAAAAGCCATTCCGATGATGAAGTCCCTTCTCTTTATCGGCCCAGACGGTTTTGTCGGAGTCAAGGGATATGGAAACTACATGTACGGAATACTGCTTCTGGTTTGTTTTGTCGCTTCTTATCTATTCAATAAGAATAATATAGAAAAAGTCGTTCAGAGCCGTTGGAAGTTCGTTTTATTCTTTTTAGCGAACGTATTCATGCTTTTGATTTTCGGAATCACGGAAAGTCAGAGCTTCCTCTACTTTGCGTTTTAG
- a CDS encoding LIC20162 family protein has protein sequence MKQTEKKLYGGWESLNADEIASGAAIRLRINPIPPILVTLIVFAVLYGCFLAGELSALYLQKFTDFLLIPKVLNLPILQDKRLYLAVGYLTFGYIGLAFVIDWVRFIGRTCFTFVSLKGETLFLETRGLFGKNVFQWNLKQNGIQLVHKTGFLRRLLGLERILIVTPDLRSEGIASENGLHSPFFFRGPNSNLIHGLFQY, from the coding sequence ATGAAACAAACAGAAAAGAAACTCTATGGCGGATGGGAATCCTTGAACGCCGACGAGATCGCTTCGGGCGCGGCGATTCGTTTACGGATCAATCCGATCCCTCCGATCCTCGTGACTTTGATCGTCTTTGCGGTGTTATACGGTTGTTTTCTTGCGGGAGAATTGTCCGCGTTGTATCTGCAGAAGTTCACGGATTTTCTACTGATTCCCAAGGTGTTGAATCTCCCGATTCTGCAGGACAAACGATTGTATCTCGCGGTCGGTTATCTGACCTTCGGTTATATCGGTCTTGCGTTCGTAATCGATTGGGTTCGTTTTATCGGCAGAACCTGTTTTACGTTCGTTTCTCTCAAAGGCGAAACCTTGTTTCTCGAAACCAGAGGACTTTTCGGTAAGAACGTATTTCAATGGAATCTAAAACAGAACGGAATCCAGCTCGTTCATAAAACGGGTTTCTTAAGGAGACTTTTGGGTTTGGAAAGAATCCTCATCGTAACGCCCGATCTTCGGTCGGAAGGAATCGCCTCGGAAAACGGATTGCATTCTCCGTTTTTTTTTCGAGGACCGAACTCCAATCTGATCCACGGCTTGTTTCAATATTAG
- a CDS encoding glycosyltransferase family 4 protein, with amino-acid sequence MSPIRTNELKYKPRVGVDVRPLAYGITGNSRYLAEVLRRLITSESPLEYYLYSNKPIHTVFYDILSNVNSRFFMTGKLPGVAWLNWTIPKRIKKDRLDLFWGTLQLLPLSCGNALTAVNYHDLNFRSAPETMTTANFWQHRILSPKTLNRADLVFCLSENTRQDILKFRADLDPKLKVVYPGVESFPSVREPLRELPGNFLFTIGTLEPRKNLGTLIEAYRKLKRQNVSYPFPLVIAGRLGWKSEGLTQLLKEGTLESEGIFFVENPADEVLAWLYQKCSAFLFPSIHEGFGLPLLEALREGKICVASDIPVFHEILERGTDLFAEPLNVDSWVSALAELQRKKNQRPSVWDASQWTWDKTAKKIEDGLIDLWKHRKELHH; translated from the coding sequence ATGTCGCCGATTCGAACCAACGAACTCAAATACAAACCTAGGGTCGGAGTCGACGTCCGCCCTCTCGCGTACGGAATCACGGGGAACTCGAGATATCTCGCGGAAGTGTTGCGAAGATTGATCACGAGCGAATCCCCTCTCGAATACTATCTCTATTCGAACAAACCGATTCATACGGTATTTTACGATATTCTTTCGAACGTGAATTCCCGTTTTTTTATGACCGGAAAACTTCCGGGCGTCGCTTGGCTCAACTGGACGATTCCGAAGCGGATCAAAAAGGATCGACTCGACCTTTTCTGGGGAACGTTGCAGCTTCTTCCTCTTTCTTGCGGGAACGCTTTGACTGCGGTGAACTATCACGATCTCAATTTTCGTTCCGCACCGGAAACGATGACGACCGCCAACTTTTGGCAGCATAGAATTCTTTCTCCGAAGACGTTGAACCGGGCCGATCTTGTGTTCTGTCTTTCCGAAAATACGAGACAGGACATCTTGAAGTTCCGCGCGGACTTGGATCCGAAATTGAAGGTCGTTTATCCCGGAGTGGAATCCTTTCCTTCGGTTCGAGAACCTCTGCGCGAACTTCCCGGAAATTTCTTATTTACAATCGGAACCTTGGAGCCGCGTAAGAATCTCGGAACTCTCATCGAAGCGTATCGGAAATTGAAACGGCAAAATGTTTCGTATCCCTTTCCTCTTGTGATCGCCGGACGTTTGGGTTGGAAGTCGGAAGGTCTGACGCAACTTCTCAAAGAAGGAACCTTGGAATCGGAAGGAATCTTTTTCGTGGAGAATCCCGCGGACGAAGTGTTGGCTTGGCTCTATCAAAAATGTTCCGCCTTTCTTTTTCCTTCGATCCACGAAGGTTTCGGACTTCCTTTGTTGGAAGCGTTGCGGGAAGGAAAAATTTGCGTCGCTTCGGACATCCCCGTCTTTCATGAAATTTTGGAACGAGGAACGGATCTTTTCGCGGAGCCGTTGAACGTCGATTCTTGGGTTTCCGCGCTTGCGGAATTGCAAAGAAAAAAAAACCAAAGACCGTCGGTTTGGGACGCTTCTCAGTGGACTTGGGACAAAACCGCGAAAAAGATCGAAGACGGTCTGATCGATCTTTGGAAACACAGAAAGGAACTGCATCATTAA
- a CDS encoding glycosyltransferase family 87 protein, translating into MQLRDRKTWILAGTVLFFSLLFLNGISKSGNRSDFRDYYNASVRFTQGNNLYNLEQIDEILAKLQSGEIKIEEAFTPKVFLQLKDMMEGLGSYIYPPTFAFLLIPISFFPYEVAAAIFMTLNFAALLGSLYILSIRLNRKWNLIFFVVLCLLNLRFLENHQNNNQVGFLLIFLILASVHTSRDWLSGLLLSLAIVIKLTPGAFVLFFLMQRRYGAVVYTFVFSLFWIFLPCVYAPSFTIEMTLTWKQLILDNYLKSPLFRAWKNNQSLNATLAKYFLNYADVLNQSQLGYPIRELSETAVKGIYYILSLLIVIPFFVRVFVKRNAEFTLGCLFVFSVIFSGISWVHAFVFLLVPSALLLDRTWTFVENVILPAWNKSSGSFGKKTVDSIVLLFKNDKVIFAFLAGSILILLCNRSVIGGGTEEKLMMASYLLYFAIFQYVLLLAAVKPETASKN; encoded by the coding sequence ATGCAATTGAGAGATCGAAAAACCTGGATTCTTGCGGGAACGGTTTTATTCTTCTCCCTTCTTTTTTTAAACGGAATTTCTAAATCGGGGAATCGTTCGGATTTCCGGGATTATTATAACGCATCCGTCCGTTTTACCCAAGGAAACAATTTATACAATCTCGAACAGATCGACGAGATTCTCGCGAAGCTTCAATCGGGTGAAATTAAAATCGAAGAGGCGTTCACTCCGAAGGTGTTTCTGCAACTCAAGGATATGATGGAAGGTCTGGGTTCGTACATCTATCCTCCCACGTTCGCATTCCTTCTCATTCCGATTTCTTTTTTCCCGTACGAGGTTGCAGCCGCGATTTTTATGACGCTGAACTTCGCCGCGCTTTTGGGTTCGTTGTATATTCTTTCGATTCGTTTAAACCGAAAATGGAATCTGATCTTTTTCGTCGTTTTATGTTTGTTGAATCTTCGTTTTCTGGAGAATCATCAGAACAACAATCAAGTCGGTTTTCTGTTGATCTTTCTGATTCTCGCGTCCGTACATACGAGCAGGGATTGGTTGTCGGGACTTTTACTTTCTCTTGCGATCGTGATCAAGCTGACTCCGGGCGCGTTCGTTCTTTTCTTTTTGATGCAAAGAAGATACGGGGCCGTAGTTTATACGTTTGTCTTTTCGCTCTTCTGGATCTTTCTGCCCTGCGTCTACGCCCCTTCGTTTACGATCGAGATGACTTTGACTTGGAAGCAGTTGATCTTGGACAACTATCTCAAGTCCCCTTTGTTCCGCGCTTGGAAGAACAATCAGAGTTTGAACGCGACTCTCGCGAAGTATTTTCTGAATTACGCGGACGTCCTGAATCAATCGCAGCTCGGATATCCGATCCGGGAACTCAGCGAAACCGCCGTAAAAGGAATTTATTATATTCTTTCCTTATTGATCGTGATTCCGTTTTTTGTCCGCGTTTTTGTTAAGCGAAATGCGGAATTTACCCTGGGATGTCTGTTCGTTTTTTCCGTGATCTTCAGCGGAATCTCCTGGGTACACGCGTTCGTTTTTCTTTTGGTCCCTTCCGCTCTGCTTTTGGATCGGACTTGGACGTTTGTGGAGAATGTGATTTTGCCCGCTTGGAACAAGTCTTCCGGTTCGTTCGGGAAAAAGACGGTCGACTCTATAGTCCTTCTATTCAAAAATGATAAAGTGATTTTCGCATTTTTGGCGGGTTCCATCCTGATTCTTCTGTGCAACCGCTCCGTTATCGGAGGCGGAACGGAAGAAAAGCTGATGATGGCTTCTTATCTTTTGTATTTCGCGATCTTTCAATACGTTCTTCTTTTGGCAGCGGTAAAGCCGGAAACCGCTTCCAAGAATTAA
- the queA gene encoding tRNA preQ1(34) S-adenosylmethionine ribosyltransferase-isomerase QueA → MLFEDLKEFEFDLPEERIARYPAAHRDESKLMILDVDSGEIKSEPSFKNIVSYLREGDVLVANHTKVSKRRVYLKTPLRVHEAMFLEEKEQLWKCKIRNSKKLKLGEELKDNRTQKLGFTVAKKEEEFVFLKPQRSLTEEDFQTIGEIPIPPYLKRDADAQDEIRYQTLFAKTPGSVAAPTAGLHFSEELFETLRQKKIRLCTLELKVGYGTFQPLTEENFQNQKLHREEFFLEETSVELLNAAKQEGRRILSIGTTTLRALESAYEPNTKTFRAGPGATELFIRPDDNLQSCEGLITNFHLPGSSLLLLVSAFAGKKLILDAYQKAIQEKFRFYSYGDAMLILGRKKSVSK, encoded by the coding sequence ATGTTGTTTGAAGACCTCAAAGAATTCGAGTTCGACTTGCCCGAGGAACGGATTGCGCGTTATCCGGCGGCCCATCGGGACGAAAGCAAACTCATGATTCTCGACGTAGACTCGGGAGAAATCAAAAGTGAACCTTCGTTTAAGAACATCGTTTCGTATTTGAGAGAAGGGGACGTGCTCGTCGCCAATCATACGAAGGTCAGCAAACGAAGAGTCTATCTCAAAACGCCGTTGCGGGTTCACGAAGCGATGTTCTTGGAAGAAAAAGAACAACTCTGGAAATGCAAAATCCGTAATTCTAAAAAACTCAAACTCGGAGAAGAACTCAAGGACAACCGCACGCAAAAACTCGGATTCACGGTCGCAAAAAAGGAAGAGGAATTCGTATTTTTAAAACCGCAACGCTCGCTTACGGAAGAAGACTTTCAGACCATCGGAGAAATTCCGATTCCTCCGTATCTCAAAAGGGATGCGGACGCGCAGGACGAAATCCGTTATCAAACTCTCTTTGCAAAAACGCCCGGCTCGGTTGCGGCTCCCACCGCTGGTTTGCATTTTTCGGAAGAACTTTTCGAAACGCTTCGGCAAAAAAAAATCCGGCTCTGCACTCTCGAACTCAAAGTGGGATACGGAACGTTTCAACCGCTAACAGAAGAGAATTTTCAAAATCAAAAACTGCATCGGGAAGAATTCTTCCTGGAAGAAACGAGTGTGGAGCTATTAAACGCGGCCAAACAAGAAGGAAGAAGAATTCTTTCGATCGGAACGACGACCCTACGCGCGCTCGAATCCGCATACGAACCGAATACGAAAACGTTTCGCGCGGGACCGGGAGCGACCGAACTTTTCATTCGACCGGACGACAACCTGCAAAGCTGTGAAGGATTGATCACGAATTTTCATTTGCCCGGCTCCAGTCTTTTGTTGCTCGTTTCCGCCTTTGCCGGAAAAAAATTGATCTTAGACGCCTATCAAAAAGCGATTCAAGAAAAATTTCGATTTTATTCGTACGGCGACGCGATGTTGATTCTGGGAAGAAAAAAATCCGTCTCAAAATGA
- a CDS encoding S16 family serine protease: MIKKITSNQAAIRLHAGKQKPKNGLPDFLAFHREELSSLPKALENPGIFSNLLLTGPGLESNLTLLQEYISGLKKNIKVICDPHPGFLTLAGFPGNTEYRPGKMAEADGGYLLLPMRALTEDSNLYFLVKEVLQTGRIDFLTLPEMTGSKEMNRFHPSVNTRFRLILAGEEGEVDFISGVDPDFYDSFSFKIHLPYEAVMKTKKNLQLFGGLIHSWEKPGYPSFDSSAVDTLLEIALRWNDSKTRLSLSFAELRTFVGELLVLYRKEKKTLTRIDVESAIEAIEKRIAVHKRRYLESVREGLTTIQLKGKKTGRINGLSVILLHSSLSDFGQVNQVSARVALGSGNFINIEREVNLSGDLHDKGVFILQSYIKGMFSHIQSFGLDASILFEQNYSPIDGDSASCAELLAILSALSGLEIPCNIAVTGALSQYGEILPVGSVNTKIAAWYEVIQIVGNSKDKYRVYIPTSNLRDLNLPSHIRKAMDKGKLQIFTCSHVEELIPEVFGIPAGKFGKNGKYPQGSLFHLIEERIDRKKEEEHE; the protein is encoded by the coding sequence GTGATCAAAAAAATAACTTCCAACCAAGCGGCAATCAGACTTCACGCGGGAAAACAAAAACCGAAAAACGGGCTCCCCGATTTTTTAGCGTTTCACAGGGAAGAGCTCAGTTCTTTGCCGAAGGCTTTGGAAAATCCGGGAATCTTTTCCAACCTTCTGCTCACGGGTCCGGGACTCGAATCCAATCTCACTCTGCTTCAGGAATACATCTCCGGTTTAAAAAAGAATATCAAAGTGATCTGCGATCCGCACCCGGGGTTTTTGACGCTCGCCGGATTTCCCGGAAACACGGAATATCGTCCCGGAAAAATGGCCGAAGCGGACGGAGGTTATCTGCTTCTTCCGATGCGCGCTCTTACGGAAGATTCCAATCTTTACTTTCTCGTAAAAGAGGTCTTGCAAACGGGGAGAATCGACTTTCTCACCTTGCCCGAAATGACCGGTTCCAAGGAAATGAACCGCTTTCATCCTTCGGTCAATACGCGTTTTCGGCTCATTCTCGCGGGAGAAGAGGGGGAAGTGGATTTTATCTCCGGAGTCGATCCCGACTTTTACGATAGTTTTTCGTTTAAGATTCATCTTCCGTACGAAGCGGTGATGAAGACGAAAAAGAATCTTCAGTTGTTCGGAGGTCTGATTCATTCCTGGGAAAAACCGGGTTATCCGAGTTTTGATTCTTCGGCGGTGGACACGTTACTCGAAATCGCGCTTCGCTGGAACGACAGCAAAACCAGACTTTCCCTTTCCTTCGCGGAACTCAGAACCTTCGTGGGAGAACTTCTCGTTCTGTATCGAAAGGAAAAGAAAACTCTCACGAGAATCGACGTGGAATCCGCGATCGAAGCGATCGAAAAAAGGATCGCGGTTCATAAGAGAAGATATCTGGAAAGCGTGCGCGAAGGTTTGACGACGATCCAACTCAAAGGTAAGAAGACCGGGAGAATCAACGGTCTTTCGGTGATCTTACTTCATTCTTCCTTATCCGATTTCGGACAAGTGAATCAGGTTTCCGCGCGGGTCGCGCTCGGTTCCGGAAACTTTATCAACATCGAACGGGAAGTGAATCTTTCCGGCGACTTGCACGATAAGGGAGTCTTTATATTACAATCTTATATTAAAGGAATGTTCTCTCACATCCAATCCTTCGGATTGGACGCTTCGATTCTGTTCGAGCAAAACTATTCCCCCATCGACGGAGATTCCGCGAGCTGCGCAGAACTTCTCGCGATTCTTTCCGCACTTTCCGGATTGGAAATTCCCTGCAATATCGCGGTCACCGGAGCGCTGTCACAGTATGGAGAGATTCTCCCCGTCGGTTCCGTAAACACGAAGATCGCCGCCTGGTATGAAGTGATTCAGATAGTTGGCAATTCAAAGGATAAGTACCGGGTCTATATTCCGACCTCGAATCTGAGAGACTTGAATCTTCCGTCGCATATCCGTAAAGCAATGGATAAGGGAAAATTACAAATTTTCACCTGTTCTCACGTCGAAGAATTGATTCCGGAAGTTTTTGGAATTCCGGCGGGAAAATTCGGCAAAAACGGAAAATATCCGCAGGGAAGTCTGTTCCATTTAATAGAGGAAAGAATCGACAGGAAAAAAGAGGAAGAACACGAATAG
- a CDS encoding YbaB/EbfC family nucleoid-associated protein, whose protein sequence is MFGNKLESMKQMNQMRVRMKKLEKDLMALSFEAKSKNDLVTCISDGKLNIKDILIEDELLAKNDKKLLQKSIKQAVTRSLELAQAAAEERMAEFRGMIPGME, encoded by the coding sequence ATGTTCGGAAACAAGTTAGAATCAATGAAGCAGATGAATCAGATGCGCGTGAGAATGAAGAAGCTCGAAAAAGATCTCATGGCCCTCTCGTTCGAAGCGAAATCCAAAAACGACCTGGTAACTTGTATCTCCGACGGAAAACTCAACATCAAAGACATTCTGATCGAAGACGAACTTCTCGCGAAAAACGATAAGAAACTTTTACAAAAGAGCATCAAACAAGCGGTGACCCGTTCCCTTGAACTCGCACAAGCCGCCGCCGAAGAAAGAATGGCAGAGTTCCGCGGAATGATTCCCGGAATGGAATGA
- a CDS encoding peptidase M30 — protein sequence MNFGKKLALTFWILLWISFSNACSLESVFPSLFPSDKPKLGTQYVQTLILTAIGCSGPGKFWVRDITKNSSYCLQANLVGEGSSVAVYAENGQEQVLDYANIVREFDQRIFPKVTAAFGTPSDMDQSGKVHLLFLDIRDGAKPGGSFVAGFFDPSDFFADDARSSVRSNGKEILYIDSVQLKELAEKDVASGKSDTLLSTIAHEFQHLIRFQFELPDYQSQKVRDETWLNEGTSEVASDIAGYSPQTNRIQCYRGNISGVCARGVNGSTLFGSSNFSSIVDYAFAYAFMKYLYTVSGSNVQERNSFFKKTVAGPTVRAKDAQSLAEIFLTSPAVTALSPAQKNDLGVSGEAAFVRLFAAFLWLSTGETTIAEAQLGVDSAGAANFKSGMESVLGALPFPAASDGAELRKLYETQPLPFIIPLSNLKPGQFHFIDQTRSNTGTQPAVVLLKKTAPSLKILQVNADPYRLGQASQSVVRTEDEGEPLLLPETGGLEAVCPLDYFHSVDRVR from the coding sequence ATGAATTTCGGAAAAAAACTTGCGCTTACGTTCTGGATTCTTCTCTGGATCAGCTTTTCGAACGCCTGCTCGTTAGAAAGCGTTTTCCCTTCCCTCTTTCCCTCCGATAAACCGAAGCTCGGAACGCAATACGTGCAAACCTTGATCCTAACCGCGATCGGTTGTTCGGGTCCGGGCAAGTTCTGGGTGCGCGACATCACCAAAAATTCCTCCTATTGTCTGCAGGCTAATCTCGTGGGAGAAGGAAGTTCGGTCGCTGTTTACGCCGAAAACGGACAAGAACAGGTTTTGGATTACGCCAACATTGTCCGTGAATTCGATCAGAGAATTTTTCCGAAAGTGACCGCAGCGTTCGGAACTCCTTCCGATATGGATCAAAGCGGAAAGGTTCATCTTTTGTTTTTGGATATCCGAGACGGAGCAAAACCGGGCGGTTCTTTCGTGGCCGGTTTTTTTGATCCTTCCGATTTTTTTGCGGACGACGCCCGATCGAGCGTACGTTCCAACGGAAAAGAAATCTTATATATCGATTCGGTTCAGTTGAAGGAACTCGCGGAGAAGGACGTTGCGTCCGGCAAATCGGATACTCTTTTGTCCACGATCGCGCACGAGTTTCAACACTTGATCCGATTCCAATTCGAACTTCCCGACTATCAATCGCAGAAGGTACGAGACGAAACCTGGTTGAACGAAGGGACGAGCGAAGTCGCCAGCGATATCGCCGGTTATTCTCCGCAGACAAATCGGATTCAGTGTTATCGCGGAAATATTTCCGGGGTTTGCGCAAGGGGCGTGAACGGTTCCACCCTGTTCGGTTCGTCGAACTTCTCTTCGATCGTGGATTATGCGTTCGCGTACGCGTTTATGAAATATCTATACACGGTTTCCGGTTCGAACGTTCAGGAAAGAAATTCATTCTTTAAAAAGACCGTTGCGGGGCCTACCGTGCGCGCCAAAGACGCGCAAAGTCTCGCGGAGATTTTTCTGACTTCTCCGGCGGTGACCGCTCTTTCACCCGCGCAGAAAAACGATTTGGGTGTTTCCGGAGAAGCCGCCTTTGTCCGTTTGTTCGCCGCGTTTTTATGGTTGTCCACGGGAGAAACGACGATCGCCGAAGCTCAGTTGGGAGTGGACTCCGCGGGCGCGGCCAACTTCAAGTCGGGCATGGAATCGGTATTAGGCGCCCTTCCCTTTCCCGCCGCGAGCGACGGAGCCGAACTCCGCAAATTGTATGAAACGCAACCCCTTCCGTTCATCATTCCTCTGAGCAACTTGAAGCCGGGACAATTTCATTTTATCGATCAAACGCGAAGCAACACCGGAACACAACCGGCCGTGGTTCTGTTAAAGAAAACGGCTCCGAGTTTGAAGATTTTGCAGGTAAACGCCGACCCGTATCGTTTGGGTCAGGCTTCTCAATCGGTGGTGAGAACGGAAGACGAAGGCGAACCGCTTCTTTTGCCGGAAACCGGCGGCCTGGAAGCGGTGTGTCCGTTGGATTATTTTCATTCCGTGGATCGGGTTCGGTAG
- a CDS encoding leucine-rich repeat domain-containing protein, protein MRSDRNESRWKQSPRASILGCFFALSVWLCFLSCSWLEREPVSGGIPVYSKEGKVLRYYPYQIRWIGFNESELPDTASLVDFRNLVSLEILHPEFENLEELSSLKTIGFLNVNGTKVKNLSALNKLPALHSLYLNETSVDEKDLKRYPSIGTLTKLGLYKTKIKDLSFIGAECKLRQLDIRETEVASLEPISICKDLLELRIGHTKIREIRHVYEMKDLRYLEWSGLKLSKEELDWIREQLPYLKLVPMHINPF, encoded by the coding sequence ATGCGATCCGATCGAAACGAATCTCGATGGAAACAAAGTCCGCGAGCGAGCATCCTCGGTTGCTTCTTTGCACTTTCTGTATGGCTTTGCTTTCTTTCTTGTTCGTGGTTGGAAAGAGAACCCGTTTCCGGCGGAATCCCCGTATATTCTAAAGAAGGAAAGGTTCTTCGTTATTACCCGTATCAAATCCGATGGATCGGATTCAACGAGAGCGAACTTCCGGACACGGCCAGTCTTGTCGATTTTCGGAATTTGGTTTCGCTCGAAATTCTTCATCCCGAATTTGAGAACTTGGAGGAACTCAGTTCCTTAAAGACGATCGGGTTTTTGAACGTCAACGGAACCAAGGTGAAGAATCTGAGCGCGTTGAACAAACTTCCCGCGCTTCACAGTTTGTATTTAAACGAAACGTCCGTGGACGAAAAGGATCTGAAACGTTATCCGTCCATCGGAACTCTGACCAAGCTCGGTTTGTATAAAACGAAGATCAAGGACCTATCCTTTATCGGTGCGGAATGTAAACTGAGGCAGCTCGACATTCGGGAAACGGAAGTGGCTTCCTTGGAACCGATTTCGATCTGTAAGGATCTTTTGGAACTTCGAATCGGACATACGAAGATTCGGGAAATCCGCCACGTGTACGAAATGAAGGATCTTCGTTATCTCGAATGGAGCGGTTTAAAACTTTCCAAAGAGGAATTGGATTGGATTCGGGAACAGCTTCCCTATCTCAAACTCGTTCCGATGCATATAAATCCTTTCTAA
- a CDS encoding LIC20153 family lipoprotein, with the protein MRTIQKYVKTAVIFSLILGALLQCKKDEKDDDTLNLLLLGLAANGYNCSANVGGRVAGLPAMTASTSVQTLVYGKVPFVNHSIAAVKVTGAVNGTKIVFTGRNVADFDEGTAGNTNAPLVYTASSCPLLDSALDTARSTYTGGSEGTYGSAAGDGPFTYTLNATKGGDYYFVFYLASRTAEPPTTTFQIQ; encoded by the coding sequence ATGAGAACCATCCAGAAGTATGTTAAAACGGCAGTTATTTTTAGTCTCATCCTCGGTGCGCTCTTACAGTGTAAAAAAGACGAGAAAGACGATGATACATTGAATCTTCTTTTATTAGGACTTGCGGCAAACGGTTATAACTGTTCCGCAAACGTCGGCGGCAGAGTAGCGGGACTTCCTGCGATGACTGCATCTACATCCGTTCAAACTTTAGTTTACGGAAAAGTTCCCTTTGTGAACCATTCCATCGCGGCCGTAAAAGTTACGGGTGCAGTAAACGGAACAAAAATCGTTTTCACCGGACGGAACGTTGCCGACTTCGACGAAGGGACTGCGGGAAACACAAACGCTCCTTTGGTTTACACGGCTTCTTCTTGTCCGTTGTTGGATTCGGCTCTGGATACGGCAAGATCCACTTATACCGGCGGTAGCGAAGGAACTTACGGAAGCGCAGCCGGAGACGGACCTTTCACTTACACCCTGAACGCGACTAAAGGCGGAGATTATTACTTCGTATTCTATCTCGCGAGCAGAACTGCGGAACCACCGACGACTACGTTCCAAATTCAATAA